Proteins from a single region of Ananas comosus cultivar F153 linkage group 3, ASM154086v1, whole genome shotgun sequence:
- the LOC109707428 gene encoding aspartic proteinase CDR1-like, whose protein sequence is MAQMIHGFITLFALSLLVVALTMSPTFAEQPGKSEGEGEGEGEGLTLELIHRYSIRSPLYSPNLTTVEMIKQLVEISDRRYFEIAMSLAHGSRLMGVRPIVAHDKWLYMVKLGIGNPPTFTRLHLDTGSNIMWTQCAPCRSYFPQLPPLYWPAKSRTYRTLPCDHRLCAGYPCINNKCHYEMKFFDGTYTKGIIAAERFTFASNLGGRSEAVDGVGFGCSKESSSDMYPRTQAVSGILGLGSDVRSFLMQLGDRAKGRFSYCLVPLEHTGQSYLRFGTDVERIKHAQTTPILPKHELEVYSLELKDLSVDGRLLRLPPDTFKVNRNGTGGCIIDSGLSVTFMIGEAFDALVHSLEEYFQNYDLRKIEDPRDTGLELCYKKPRGFSSYPTVGFHLRGAVFRPKAKSVFLIDEALGTFCLFVRKGEFTLLAAVLQQNFRMVFDVRKRKLTFAEENCARD, encoded by the exons ATGGCTCAAATGATCCATGGCTTCATCACCCTTTTTGCCTTATCCCTTCTAGTAGTAGCCCTCACAATGAGCCCTACCTTTGCTGAACAACCCGGCAAaagcgaaggcgaaggcgagggcgagggcgagggcctCACTCTTGAGCTCATTCACAGATACTCCATTCGCTCCCCGTTGTACTCTCCCAACCTCACAACGGTCGAAATGATCAAACAGCTCGTCGAGATTTCCGACCGCCGATACTTTGAGATCGCAATGTCGCTGGCCCACGGGTCTCGCCTGATGGGGGTGCGGCCGATCGTGGCACACGATAAGTGGCTGTACATGGTGAAGCTCGGCATTGGGAATCCGCCGACCTTCACGCGCTTGCACCTTGACACGGGAAGCAACATAATGTGGACACAGTGCGCACCATGTCGGAGTTACTTCCCGCAGCTCCCGCCATTGTACTGGCCGGCCAAGTCGAGAACGTACCGCACACTACCCTGCGACCACCGCCTTTGTGCCGGGTACCCGTGCATCAACAACAAGTGCCACTACGAGATGAA GTTCTTTGACGGCACCTACACCAAAGGGATTATAGCGGCCGAGCGTTTCACGTTCGCGTCCAACCTCGGCGGCCGCTCCGAGGCTGTCGACGGCGTGGGCTTCGGTTGCTCCAAAGAGAGCAGCTCAGACATGTACCCTAGAACCCAGGCAGTCAGCGGGATTCTCGGCTTGGGTTCCGACGTACGGTCCTTCCTGATGCAGCTCGGAGACCGAGCGAAGGGCCGCTTCTCGTATTGCTTGGTCCCCCTAGAACACACCGGCCAGAGCTATCTTCGATTCGGTACTGACGTCGAGCGAATAAAACATGCGCAAACCACGCCCATCCTACCGAAGCACGAGCTCGAAGTGTATTCTCTTGAGCTGAAGGATCTCAGCGTCGACGGTCGTTTGCTTCGTTTGCCGCCAGATACTTTCAAGGTAAACCGCAATGGCACCGGCGGTTGCATCATAGACTCGGGTTTATCGGTCACTTTCATGATCGGAGAGGCGTTCGATGCTTTGGTTCATTCTTTGGAGGAGTATTTTCAAAACTATGATCTTCGAAAGATCGAGGATCCGAGGGACACGGGCTTGGAACTGTGCTACAAGAAGCCGAGGGGCTTCTCGTCTTACCCGACGGTCGGGTTTCACCTCCGAGGGGCCGTTTTTCGGCCGAAGGCCAAGAGTGTCTTCTTGATCGACGAGGCGCTGGGCACGTTCTGCTTGTTTGTGAGGAAAGGGGAGTTTACGCTCCTCGCGGCCGTTCTGCAGCAGAACTTTCGGATGGTGTTCGATGTTCGAAAGCGCAAGCTAACTTTCGCCGAAGAGAATTGTGCGCGAGATTGA
- the LOC109707633 gene encoding protein RTF2 homolog has protein sequence MDETLTPVHVLVRSPDLSLPSRALTLAPDFTLRRLKLSLLLPQTLALDSLYFSLNGKPLPDSSTLASAAGGGGGGVLDLTLRLRLRGGGGDGGATGAESRDCYLNMYATKKPDKVDPNETRLSKWTTCALSGEPLAHPAVVDRLGNLFNKEALIEALLHKKLPKEFKHIRGLKDLIPIHLDSIPGATTDAETKFQCPITGLEFNGKYSFFAVRGCGHVLSAKALKEVKSTSCLVCHKEFSDSDKIVINGSAEEVKLLRAMMEEERGRVKERKEKKAGACLSGTKHAADEKGDVLDNGKKDSNGKRFRALDIAPANATKEVYASIFTSSKKSDFKETFSCRSLPLGRN, from the coding sequence ATGGACGAAACGCTAACCCCCGTCCATGTCCTCGTCCGATCCCCCGacctctccctcccctcccGCGCCCTAACCCTCGCCCCCGACTTTACCCTCCGCCGCCTCAagctctccctcctcctcccacaaaccctagccctagaCTCCCTCTACTTCTCCCTCAACGGAAAGCCCCTTCCCGACTCCTCCAccctcgcctccgccgccggcggcggcggcggcggcgtcctcGACCTcaccctccgcctccgcctccgcggcggcggcggagatggcGGCGCCACCGGCGCCGAGTCCCGCGACTGCTACCTCAACATGTACGCCACGAAGAAGCCCGATAAGGTCGACCCCAACGAGACCCGCCTCTCCAAGTGGACCACCTGCGCGCTCTCCGGCGAGCCCCTCGCCCACCCCGCCGTGGTCGATCGCCTCGGCAACCTCTTCAACAAGGAGGCCCTCATAGAAGCGCTTCTCCACAAGAAGCTCCCCAAGGAGTTCAAGCACATCCGCGGGCTCAAGGACCTCATCCCCATCCACCTCGATTCTATTCCGGGTGCCACTACTGATGCCGAAACTAAATTCCAGTGCCCGATTACCGGTCTTGAATTCAATGGGAAGTATAGCTTCTTTGCGGTCAGGGGTTGCGGCCACGTATTGAGTGCGAAGGCTCTGAAGGAGGTGAAGTCGACGTCTTGCTTGGTTTGCCATAAGGAGTTCTCGGATTCGGATAAGATTGTGATCAACGGGAGCGCCGAGGAGGTCAAGCTGTTGAGGGCAATgatggaggaggagagggggagagtgaaggagaggaaggagaagaaggcggGCGCTTGCTTGAGCGGCACGAAGCATGCTGCCGATGAGAAAGGCGATGTATTGGATAATGGGAAGAAAGATAGTAATGGGAAGAGATTTAGGGCTCTGGATATCGCACCGGCTAATGCCACGAAGGAAGTGTACGCGTCAATATTCACTTCGTCAAAGAAATCGGACTTCAAGGAGACGTTTTCTTGCAGGTCGCTTCCACTCGGCAGGAACTGA
- the LOC109707635 gene encoding probable CCR4-associated factor 1 homolog 7 — translation MSSAILPKNETVQIREVWGENLESEFALIRDIVDEFPYVAMDTEFPGIVLRPLGSFKTNSDFNYATLKANVDLLKLIQLGLTFSDAAGNLPTCGTGRGCVWQFNFREFDAHRDVYASDSIELLRQSGIDFKKNNEKGIDAHRFAELLMSSGIVLNDSVHWVTFHSGYDFGYLLKLLTCQNLPDTQAGFFALIKIYFPMVYDIKHLMKFCNSLHGGLNKLAELLEVERVGICHQAGSDSLLTSCTFRKLKESFFNGSTEKYAGVLYGLGVENGLNTH, via the coding sequence ATGTCGAGCGCGATCCTGCCGAAGAACGAGACGGTGCAGATCCGCGAGGTGTGGGGCGAGAACCTCGAGTCGGAGTTCGCCCTGATCCGCGACATCGTCGACGAGTTCCCGTACGTGGCGATGGACACGGAGTTCCCCGGGATCGTCCTCCGCCCCCTGGGGAGCTTCAAGACCAACTCCGACTTCAACTACGCCACCCTCAAGGCCAACGTCGACCTGCTCAAGCTCATCCAGCTCGGCCTCACCTTCTCCGACGCCGCCGGCAACCTCCCCACCTGCGGCACCGGCCGCGGCTGCGTCTGGCAGTTCAATTTCCGCGAGTTCGACGCCCACCGCGACGTCTACGCCTCCGACTCCATCGAGCTCCTCCGCCAGAGCGGCATCGACTTCAAGAAGAACAACGAGAAGGGCATCGACGCCCACCGCTTCGCCGAGCTGCTCATGTCGTCCGGCATCGTGCTCAACGACTCCGTCCACTGGGTCACCTTCCACAGCGGCTACGACTTCGGCTACCTCCTCAAGCTCCTCACTTGCCAGAACCTCCCCGACACCCAGGCCGGCTTCTTCGCCCTCATCAAGATCTACTTCCCCATGGTCTACGACATCAAGCACCTCATGAAGTTCTGCAACAGCCTCCACGGGGGCCTCAACAAGCTCGCCGAATTGCTCGAAGTCGAGCGCGTCGGGATCTGCCACCAGGCCGGGTCCGATAGCTTGCTCACGTCCTGTACCTTCAGGAAGTTGAAGGAGTCGTTCTTCAACGGCTCCACCGAAAAGTACGCCGGCGTGTTGTATGGTCTCGGTGTGGAGAATGGGTTGAACACTCATTGA
- the LOC109707656 gene encoding DEAD-box ATP-dependent RNA helicase 1-like, which yields MDESKKRVPHLPWMRNPVDIDLFDERPLSLLPHLDRRLEVALRKMNIESLFPVQVAVWQETIGPGAFERDICVNSPTGSGKTLSYALPIVQALASRKIRCLRALVVLPTRDLALQVKEVFDAIAPAVGLRVGSAVGQTSIADEISELIQRPNLEIHATLDPEYIQMEPRTSVDILVATPGRLMDHINMTKGFSLEHLRYLVVDETDRLLREAYQSWLPTVIQLTCSTDQEMLSHETVDPAFLGSLITVRRSGVERGFKGKRYPRLVKMILSATLTQDPSKISQLDLHHPLLLTSGNKRYRLPELLVSYKLICNSKLKPLYLVALLQELKGEKCIVFTSSVESTHRLSTLLKFLGELPFQFSEYSRLQRQSVRSKTLKAFREGKLEVLIATDAMTRGMDVEGIRNVINYDMPPYVKTYIHRAGRTARAGQSGRCFTLLRKHEVKRFDSMLKKADDNSCTLHSLPADSIESLLPIYSSALEKLKEFVESEARRKSSIGFKSAKGNKRKRTTHKVE from the exons ATGGACGAGTCCAAGAAGCGCGTCCCCCACTTGCCATGGATGCGAAACCCCGTCGACATTGATCTCTTTGACGAGCGTCCCCTCTCGCTTCTTCCTCATCTCGATCGCAG GTTGGAGGTGGCCTTGCGGAAGATGAATATCGAATCGCTATTTCCTGTACAAGTAGCAGTGTGGCAAGAAACAATTGGGCCTGGTGCTTTTGAACGAGATATTTGCGTCAACTCTCCGACGGGAAGTGGCAAGACTCTATCTTATGCCTTGCCAATCGTGCAAGCGCTAGCGTCTCGGAAAATAAGATGTCTACGTGCGTTAGTAGTTTTGCCCACGCGAGACTTAGCTTTGCAG GTTAAAGAAGTTTTTGATGCTATTGCGCCTGCTGTGGGTTTACGTGTGGGCTCAGCAGTGGGCCAAACATCAATTGCAGATGAAATTTCGGAACTCATTCAAAGGCCTAACTTAGAGATTCATGCAACCCTCGATCCTGAATATATACAAATGGAACCACGAACTTCGGTGGATATATTAGTGGCTACTCCTGGAAGGCTGATGGATCATATTAACATGACAAAGGGTTTTAGTCTCGAGCATCTTCGCTATCTG GTTGTTGATGAAACAGATCGATTGTTAAGAGAGGCCTATCAGTCCTGGCTGCCAACCGTCATTCAACTTACTTGCTCGACTGATCAAGAAATGCTCAGCCATGAAACTGTTGACCCCGCTTTTCTTGGTTCCTTAATTACCGTTAGGAGATC AGGTGTCGAACGGGGTTTTAAAGGTAAGCGTTACCCAAGGCTAGTGAAAATGATTTTGTCTGCTACATTGACTCAAGATCCTAGCAAGATTTCTCAACTTGACTTGCATCATCCTCTATTGTTGACAAGCGGAAATAAGCGCTACAGACTACCTGAATTACTGGTTTCTTATAAGCTG ATTTGTAATTCAAAACTCAAGCCATTGTACTTAGTTGCTCTCCTTCAAGAGTTGAAAGGGGAGAAGTGCATTGTTTTTACATCCTCTGTCGAATCAACTCACAGGCTGAGCACTTTATTGAAGTTCCTTGGAGAATTACCATTTCAATTTAGCGAATATTCACGCCTGCAGCGTCAATCTGTTCGGAG CAAAACATTGAAGGCCTTTAGAGAAGGGAAGCTAGAAGTGCTTATTGCAACAGATGCAATGACTCGAGGAATGGATGTCGAAGGGATAAGAAATGTCATAAATTATGATATGCCGCCGTATGTGAAGACATACATACACCGAGCAGGCCGCACTGCAAGAGCAGGACAGTCCGGTCGCTGCTTTACTCTGCTAAGAAAACATGAA GTGAAACGTTTTGATTCGATGCTTAAGAAGGCGGATGATAATTCCTGTACTCTTCATTCTCTGCCTGCTGATTCAATAGAAAGCCTTCTTCCTATTTATTCTTCTG CACTGGAGAAGCTGAAAGAGTTTGTGGAATCGGAAGCGAGGAGGAAATCCAGCATAGGTTTCAAATCtgcaaaaggaaacaaaagaaagagaactACCCACAAAGTGGAGTAG
- the LOC109707430 gene encoding uncharacterized protein LOC109707430, whose translation MEDEDHSSPKPPEHSGSMATTTTTTSIHVTALDGVVNVNSLFTVAVFVGLSLTGPPSPGQGGGCSAGADVARNLLAFEVVSFSFFLFSSLVAQGLKLALNLINANDPHDAFRARIDARLLRLGMLASAGGSVLGCVFLLLSMVDVIQIRLGLLSCGAPPAVRSAAALIALVSVALAVYVSTVFYAFTH comes from the coding sequence ATGGAGGACGAGGACCACAGCTCCCCCAAGCCCCCCGAGCACTCCGGGTCcatggcgacgacgacgacgacgacgagcaTCCACGTGACGGCGCTGGACGGGGTGGTGAACGTGAACTCGCTGTTCACGGTGGCGGTGTTCGTGGGGCTGTCCCTGACGGGGCCGCCGAGCCCAGGGCAAGGGGGAGGGTGCAGCGCGGGTGCGGACGTGGCGCGGAACCTGCTGGCGTTCGAGGTGGTGTCGTTCAGCTTCTTCCTGTTCTCGAGCCTGGTGGCGCAGGGGCTGAAGCTGGCGCTGAACCTCATCAACGCCAACGACCCCCACGACGCCTTCCGCGCGCGCATCGACGCCCGCCTGCTCCGCCTCGGGATGCTCGCCTCCGCCGGCGGCTCCGTCCTCGGCTgcgtcttcctcctcctctccatgGTCGACGTCATCCAGATCCGCCTCGGCCTCCTCTCCTGCGGCGCCCCCCCCGCCgtccgctccgccgccgccctcatCGCCCTCGTCTCCGTCGCCCTCGCCGTCTACGTCTCCACCGTCTTCTACGCCTTCACCCACTAG
- the LOC109707655 gene encoding gamma-tubulin complex component 2-like encodes MDPTPPTPRWNHERPFLTGRFHQEIRAPNHTSGAKPYAIDSFSRGTGNVVGSYPVSVQELLVIEDLLSALVGIEGRYISIKRVRGKDGHVVFQIDPSMDLALQELTQRIFPLCEDFVLVSQFVESKSHFKNGLVNHAFAAALNAFLIDYQAMVAQLEHQFRIGRLSVQGLWFYCQPMMGLLHALAIVVEKASSNNFSGSATLNLLQSQAKAMAGDNAVRSLLEKMTEHASTAYLAILERWVYEGVIDDPYGEFFIAENKSLKKESLTQDYDAKYWQQRYSLKEGIPSFLTGVAGTILTTGKYLNVMRECGHSVQAPLPENSKLMSFGSNHHYLECIKAAYDFASSMLLSLIKDKYDLVGKLRSMKRYFLLDQGDFLVHFMDIARDELTKRPEEISVEKLQSLLDLALRTTAAAADPCHEDLTCCVEKTSLLKRLINLKDLEGVADNTDEPEPIQITGLETFCLSYKVQWPLSLVISRKALTKYQLIFRLLFHCKHVSRQLCMAWQAHQGFRSFSMLGTPILRSSILCRSMLKFINSLLHYLTFEVLEPNWHLMCNRLQSAISIDEVIQFHDFFLQKCLKECLLLSPQLLKKIEKLKSICLQYSASIQLLIPSIYVPDPDSAFDAATTGTLKSKSKRSSFRGEQLKLASQNIIISDSIMKFEKEFNAELQSLAPILSNSSQAEPYLTHLAQCILAVGTDQ; translated from the exons ATGGATCCGACCCCGCCCACCCCTCGGTGGAACCACGAGCGCCCCTTCCTCACCGGTCGATTCCACCAG GAGATCCGAGCCCCGAATCACACTTCGGGGGCCAAACCCTACGCAATCGACTCCTTCAG TCGGGGCACCGGAAATGTCGTTGGATCGTACCCCGTCTCCGTTCAG GAGCTTTTGGTGATCGAGGACTTGTTGTCGGCACTGGTGGGCATCGAGGGGCGGTACATTTCGATTAAGAGAGTGCGGGGGAAGGACGGGCATGTGGTGTTTCAGATCGATCCGTCTATGGACCTCGCCTTGCAG GAATTGACACAGCGGATCTTCCCTCTGTGTGAGGACTTTGTGCTCGTTAGTCAGTTTGTGGAGTCCAAGTCACATTTCAAGAATGGCCTGGTCAACCATGCTTTCGCCGCTGCTCTAAATGCATTCCTAATA GATTACCAGGCAATGGTTGCCCAGCTAGAGCATCAATTCCGTATTGGAAGACTTTCGGTTCAAGGGTTGTGGTTCTACTGTCAG CCAATGATGGGATTACTGCATGCTTTGGCAATTGTCGTTGAGAAGGCTTCCTCTAACAATTTCTCAGGCTCTGCGACTCTTAACCTTCTGCAAAGCCAG GCCAAGGCTATGGCGGGAGATAATGCAGTTCGGTCATTGCTTGAGAAGATGACAGAACATGCAAGTACTGCTTACCTAGCCATATTGGAGAG ATGGGTATATGAGGGCGTTATTGATGACCCATATGGTGAATTTTTCATTGCTGAAAACAAATCACTTAAGAAG GAGAGCCTCACACAAGATTATGATGCGAAGTATTGGCAACAGCGGTACAGCCTAAAAGAAGGCATTCCTAGCTTCCTTACAGGTGTTGCAGGGACAATTTTGACTACTGGAAAGTACTTGAATGTAATGAGAGAATGTGGGCACAGTGTTCAG GCTCCATTACCTGAAAACTCAAAATTGATGAGCTTTGGATCAAATCATCACTATCTTGAGTGCATCAAAGCTGCTTATGACTTCGCGAGCAGTATGCTTTTGAGTCTTATTAAAGATAAG TATGACCTTGTCGGAAAATTGCGATCTATGAAGCGCTATTTTCTTCTGGACCAG GGTGACTTTTTGGTTCACTTTATGGACATTGCTCGAGATGAGCTCACCAAGAGGCCTGAAGAAATATCAGTCGAGAAACTGCAG TCTCTACTTGACCTTGCACTGCGCACTACAGCTGCTGCAGCTGATCCATGTCATGAAGACTTGACTTGTTGTGTG GAGAAAACTTCATTGCTGAAGAGACTAATCAATCTCAAAGATCTGGAAGGAGTCGCTGATAATACTGATGAGCCTGAGCCAATACAGATTACCGGCTTGGAAACATTCTGCCTGAGTTATAAG GTTCAATGGCCATTATCACTTGTTATTTCGCGGAAGGCTTTAACAAAATATCAATTGATTTTCCGGCTACTGTTTCATTGCAAGCATGTCAGCCGCCAACTTTGCATGGCGTGGCAAGCACATCAG GGATTTCGTTCCTTCAGCATGTTGGGAACACCAATATTGCGATCTTCCATTCTCTGTCGCAGCATGCTTAAGTTTATAAACAGCCTTTTACATTATCTAACTTTTGAG GTGCTTGAGCCAAACTGGCATTTGATGTGTAATCGCCTTCAAAGTGCAATAAGCATAGATGAG GTCATCCAATTCCATGATTTCTTCCTCCAAAAATGTCTGAAAGAATGTTTGCTCCTTTCTCCTCAGCTTCTCAAG AAAATCGAGAAGCTGAAATCCATATGCCTTCAATATTCGGCTTCCATTCAATTGTTGATACCATCTATCTATGTCCCTGACCCGGATAGTGCATTTGATGCTGCTACTACTGGAACGCTAAAGTCTAAATCAAAGAGATCTTCGTTTAGAGGCGAGCAGCTAAAGTTAGCATCTCAGAATATCATAATCTCCGACTCTATCAT GAAATTTGAGAAGGAATTTAATGCCGAGCTTCAGAGTCTCGCTCCCATTTTGAGCAACAGCTCGCAGGCAGAGCCGTATCTGACACATCTCGCCCAGTGCATTCTTGCTGTAGGAACCGATCAGTGA